A segment of the Carassius carassius chromosome 21, fCarCar2.1, whole genome shotgun sequence genome:
catgtgtgaatatatatatatatatatatatatatatatatatatatatatatatatatatatatatatatacttcagaACTTGtgaaaaatacaaattacattttagatacaAATCTTAAAGATGGGATTAATGGGTTATATTCTAAAATGCTGTAGGACACTCACTAGTCTTCACGGCAGTCATGGACAGCTCCTGGTGCTGACTTTCAAAGACTGACATAAAAAGACTGGTTAAAAACACAGAGAGAGCTGAGTCTTTAATGAAATCCAgaaggcctctctctctctctctctctctctctctctctctctctctctctctctctctctctctctctctctctctctttttataatATCATGTTACTACATATGAAATACTATAAttacatgtttaccatattaagAGTTTACACAATATTGTCAGGCTGTAAACCTTTGATCTATTCATTACACTGTGTCTTTGTGTTCTCACAGATGGCTGCTACGCAAGACAACAAACAAAAGGAGAACTCTGATCAAAACTTTGATTACATGTTCAAGTTGCTGATCATTGGGAACAGCAGCGTTGGAAAAACATCCTTCCTCTTCCGCTACGCTGATGATACTTTCACATCTGCCTTTGTCAGTACGGTGGGCATCGACTTTAAGGTCAAAACTGTCTATAAGAACGACAAAAGGATCAAGCTTCAGATCTGGGTAAAAAAAAACGCACAGACTTTAAATCTTCTTTAACTCatcattaataatgtttttaatagttgGTAAAGCTTTGAAGGGTTggataaataaattttaatatcaCATGGGCTGATATTAACACTGGGTTATGGAAACAGAACATAGGCTATTGACACCTTATCTAGGCCTTTAAATCAGCATCAGCAAAACTGATTTTTCAGATCAGATCGTGGCACACTTTTCTATTTGAGTCTTTCAGTGAAAGCGCTACTACTTTTAGAGGTGACAAACCACCGTCTCGATCGTTTCTCAGACTCGAGCGCTCATTCATTTCACACATTTGTTGTATTGAATGTCTCTCCCAGACTAAATTAGacgaatagttcaccccaaaatgaaaattggctaAAAATATACTCAccatcagtttatttttattttttggtgaagaATTTTTAACTCGGTCTAACAAAAAATAATGCTGGTCTTGTTATTTTTAGGACACAGCTGGGCAGGAAAGGTACAGGACTATCACCACTGCCTACTACAGAGGGGCCATGGGCTTCATCCTAATGTATGACATTACTAACGAGGAGTCTTTTGCTGCTGTGCAGGACTGGTAAGTGGATTTAAAGCTTAAATGGTGCGTTATGACAGCCAGAGCTTCTGCTTTCAAAAGAAGTATTCATGAGCTTTTCATTGTGTGGGTTTGCAGAGGTGATCCTGCAGTTTCCATCTGCCTGAAAGTGTGAGATATTCATGCCTGAAAGGGATagttaatgaaaaaatgaaaatgatgtacaGTAATCATTAtgtcaccatcatgtcattctaaacttgTATAAGAACTTAAAGGAAGCTGTTTTGAAGAACATTGGTAAGATGTTCTATATATGGATCCACTtttcttaaaatatcttattttgtactccacagaagaaataaagaaaagaaacaaatattaGAATGGAacaacatttttgagtgaaccatACTTTTAAGAGATAATTTTATTAAAGTAacttcataaaatatatttttggttcaGTGCTCAAAATGGTCAACGttattttcagaaaacaaatattgtttaaaaGTATAAATTcaatgattttagttttatttccaattaaatgcaaattttgtcatcatttactcatcttggTGTCTTTCCAGTGACTTTCTAGAAAGGAAATTGTGCActgtatttcaagtcttctgaagccatacaaaaGCAATGCGTGAAAGATATTTTACTGTTCCTCTAAATTGCACATGAGCTTGATTTATCTTGTTAGTTGAGTAAGATGAGAAATACGTTTTGTACAAGAGAAAAAGATTTAAGTCATAATGACCTGCGAAACACAATACCTTAAATTGGTTTGAAAGAAATTGTATCACTTGAGTACAAATACCCCCAAAATACACTGTAGTAATAACGTGCCATTACATAAGGAACATGCTGCTGTAGAAATGAGAAAAAGGAAGAGAGAGGGACACAATCTGAAGAAGTGTGTTCGACATGCGTTTCCATTGATTCTGTGTGGCATGATGACATATTCATACAATAAAACTGTCAAAAGTTTTGGTATGAGTCTGGCACATCTTGTGCTGGAGGATGTATCAGTGGCATTTGTACTGATGACAAGCATGTCTGCTCGCTTTTGTCTCATCTTGTGTCAGGGCGACCCAGATTAAGACATACTCTTGGGACAATGCCCAGGTAATCCTCGCAGGAAACAAATGCGACATGGAGGAAGATAGGATAGTGTCTGTGGACAGCGGGAGACTGCTAGCAGAACAGCTGGGTGAgtaaaaaagttataaatatatacatttctatacaTCAGATGCATCACAGTTCCCCCAAACACATTAagaaacacaactgttttcaacattgataataatgttgTCTCGAGCATCAAAttgacatattagaatgatttctgaagaatcacgtgacactgaaaactggagtaatggcagctTAAAAATCTGATTTTCCATCAAATGAATAGATTACAAATGTACTCATTTTTGATCACCTAATAGAAGTCTTGATGAGCATATAAGACTTAAAAAACGTAAAAATCTTAccggccccaaacttttgaaagctaATGTGTATTCCCTTGACATATTATACTTACCAATCTCTCTTTCCGAAAAGGATTTGAGTTTTTTGAGACAAGTGCAAAGGACAACATCAACATCAAGCAGACTTTTGAACGCTTGGTGGACATCATTTGCGACAAGATGTCAGACACGCTTGAGGCCGACCCCTCCGTCACCACAGGAACGCCCACAGCCAGACTGACGGATAACCTGACGCCCCCACAGCAGTCTGACTGTAGCTGCTAGTGTTGTCCATCCAGGCCATTCACTTGTCTTCTGACACAGAATAAGTTACTGAACCTCAAATCTTTGACCTGGCTTTTGGTGTTAATGACATAGCAAACTAGCAAGATTGTGCCAAACACAAGTGTCAAACCTTGTCCTTCCTTTATGCCATAATACCAGTATACAGGTCTTTTCAGGGGTTGTTAGTGTACCTGTATTCCCTGCACTGCAATATCTCTCCTATTAGTCATTTTAGCAAAAGCAGAAATGAGTTGAACTTTAGATGCTCTGCAATCATTCCCATGTCTCTCAGGGGAATTATAAATGTCTGCAAATTTATAAATTCTACTATATGTCCAAAATATGTGTAATAGATTGAGAGGATGTTGTACTCGCATTTTGCCGGTGAGTCAGTTGGATATGTTTGTGTGAGACCGCGTGTTCGGAAAAGCACTGCGAAAGCtaaaaaaatttagaaaaaataaatgtggCCTTGAAGTGGTTCTCTTGTCTAGATCCAGTCTTTCACACTGTCCTGTACAGACAGCTGCTATTAAATCTGTatctttgttaaaataaaataaaataaaaaaaaaatctgtctgaaCCAGGCTTATTATACACAGggtgtttgatttaattttaatttaattgataatTGATGTTTAATGTTGCTAGGAGGAGGCGCAGAATAAGAATTTCATTGTACTGTGTGACGACAGTTTCCTGTGCATATGACAATaaagatttgaaatttgaaatataGTAAACTAAATTATAATAAACTATTATAGTGAACTCAAataagattaaatataaaaaatgtaaacttaaaaccttattttatttcagctagctgctaagaaaagaaaacatttgtcattttcatttagtttatgttGACATACTAAACTaactaaaactggaataaaaatgaataaacactgtatttaaagataaatgatattattagaaaaattatatatttaataaacacacaaacaatcagATCAGGCATAATGTAACTTGAACAGTCCatctgaaaaaatttataaaataaaactaaacaaatcatAGATTTGGTTATAGAAAAAGTATTTCAGAAGAAACAAGAGACAGCATTATAGAGTCAACCCATGCTTTTATTTTggtgcatattaaaaaaaaaaaaaaggaacatttttattGGATTTTACCAGTTTTCGTACGTAAATTTTTAGTTCTACAGTGCTATCCAATAGACTGCAATAAACAAGGAGTTCAATAAACAACTACACGGTCTTGTGAAACCTCCAGACAAGTTTTGTCATTCAAGTCACATAACAAAAAAATAGTTATCCCTAAATATCATTTGTCAaattctgtttgtgtgtttttctcaTGATTTAAAAAGAGACGAGAAGGACGCACTGATTTCATCCATTTAGGGTCAATAAGAATCTACAGTATATGTGTCAAAATGAGTCCCAAATTGAGTTCTTGGGCTTTTTGTGAATGATCTGGAAATCAAAATGCCCTGTTATTCCCCAAACAGAAAGATGTTTTCTCTCATATTGCATGAAACGCAAAAGTCTTCGAATGTCTTAGTCAGACGAACACAGCATAGACAGAAACAGGATGGAGGTTCTTACAGCTGGTCGCAAACCCAAACACATGTCACTGGCCTGCTTTTACCCTGTCCGATGAGGTCTGACAACTTTTgtctattttttgtttgttttatgctggGAGCATTTATGCCACTTAAACAGGAGGAAAACGACAAACAATTTCCAGCCAGTAGTTTCTTTAGTGCAGCAAGAGGATAAAATCTAAAGAGCTATCTGTAAGGCACAACCCTCAGGCCACGGAACCACtttcttttaaaaagaaagaaagaatgaaaaatgaCCACAGTAATGACTATAATTTGGCTTTCCCTTTCTCTACGCAATCTCTCTAGAGACACATATCAATGGGATCATTACatactaataataacaaacattCTCTCAGTAAGAGTTCCATAATACAACACCATCACCAAAAGGGATGATATAATCATTTACGACCACATGATAAGAGCAACAATATGTACTGTACGGCACAATAAATACATGTTTGTAAACAGAGAGAAATTAAAGACAATGTACAGAATGGAGACAATTACAAAAATATGAACtattaataaaaaagcaaacttgGCAACTGAAtcagtttttaaataaagtaaagaaaGCAACAAGAAAGGGGTCATTTCAAAAGGCTTCGATATTATACAGAGTTTTGTACATTTGATTAGGTATATTTACTGCACATGtataattcaaataatatattAGGAAAACTGACTCATAAGCCTGCACTGCCAATGCTACAGTTCAATTAAAAACGCTTTAATATGCTACAAGCACATTAAAGAGCATTAATAAATAATGCCAGCATGAACGTAACAAAACGAAGAGATGTTTGTACAGTAGGACACTTGACAGAGTGAGTAAAGCAGCAGTTAAAATCATTGTGACTGGAACTGTTTGGCAATgtcaaaaataaccaaaataaatactaattagaaaaagacaaaaaaactagATTCACACTTACAATGAGGCTTTGCACTGACGCTGATTGTCACATGATCACGTGACAACAGAAACCACTAAACTGAGCTTGATCATTCATGacagctgttttctgtttaaCTGGCCAGGGACGTATGGCACCAAACAGCTGGCAGACATTTCTGAGAAACAAATGAGCAgggccataataataataataataataataataatgataataataacaataatactattattattatttaattctaataataattcatattgttATTTATGAAGTGATAACCAGGATTCATTTTACTCCACTTGCTAGCAAGATAGACGACAATGATAGGTGACAAAAACATTTAAGGCTTATTCAAGCTATTATCTTATAATAGATTTATAACAGAGTTTTTGTTCTTGGGGGaataagatatttatttatttattttaagtttaaatattgtcataattagGTATTATTAAACTGAGCaacttattatttaaaaaattatatttaaaaactattttcagaTCTGGATTGAATGCAACAAATTATGGtataaaacttttcttttttaaaatggaaaatactACATTTACCTATTTACCCCAAATATGGTAATTTAAATGAAAGTGAGTATTttcagtgtgaaaatggtgtctcACGAGTTCTTTTCACTTTGGTACCATGTTCATTCACTTCAAATAATGACCGatccacaaacacaaacagacggCTAAATCCAGATTAATAACACATTCGAGGCATCAGGAAGACGCGAAGTTCAAAGCATGAAGGATTCACTTCTAAAGTGTTTGTCTGCTAAAATGCTTCGAATTGCCACTTTCCTTCAGATAAACAGGAAAAAAATTGTGTCTCGTTGTTGAAAAACAGCTGCTTTCGAAGGTAAATGTTTCTGAAATACTGTTtcagtcaaaaaaattaaaaagtaccTCACAATCAGGAATACAAGTCGAGCTTTTCAACCTTTCTTTTGTTCAGTTTGTCTGTATGAATGACAGGTGGGAGTGGAAAAGACATTCCTGAGCGTAAAaacgtttaaaaataaaaaataaaataaggaatgaaaaataaaaaacaggttAAAGGCGGACATTTAAAAAGCACTTCTGAACAACGTATGCAAAAtagacaatgaaaaaaaaactaatatcttAACCATAAATAAGTGTTTCTCATCTCTAATATAAAAAAGTTCAGGTGCCGTGTCATACTGTGTTATGTGTTGGCAgtgtcatcttcctcctcctcctcctcctcctcttcctcctctaaAACACAGGTTTCTGATAGTTCCCTTTCCTCCTCCTGCTCGTCCTCTTCGTCCTCGTCCTCCTGCGCGTCCCCCACCTGTTCGTCCAGGGGGATCTCTGTACATTCGGAGTCCTGTGTGCAAAGGGTTTTAGAGTCACTGCAGCTgttttcctcctcttcctcgtccTCTTCATCAGGAGGGCTGCTGCTGTCCTTCTCCGTGTCAGATTCTCCGTCCTCCTCTAGAGTCAGTTCAAACTGGAACTTCTCCTGGCCGGCGGTGCGTCGGCCCTCGCTGCTGGTGTCCAGCGCTGGAGAGGGGCTCTGGGGGATGGTGCTCTGGTACCACTCCCTGTTGTCCTCCAGCGTGTCCAAAATGTCCTGGGCGTCTGGGTGCACCAAGTCTGCCCACGTCTCCCACAGTGGATGCACAATGTAATCGATGAAGCCCAcctaaaaaagaaatatatatatatatttcctttgaAAGAAGGTTTGTGTACTGTAGTCAAATATTTATTAGTAGTATACACAATATATTGAGTTAACAGTTTTTACATATTATCTACTGAGGTATttaaaaggatttattaaatatctggcatgtacattacca
Coding sequences within it:
- the LOC132097220 gene encoding ras-related protein Rab-3C-like — translated: MELYGKMAATQDNKQKENSDQNFDYMFKLLIIGNSSVGKTSFLFRYADDTFTSAFVSTVGIDFKVKTVYKNDKRIKLQIWDTAGQERYRTITTAYYRGAMGFILMYDITNEESFAAVQDWATQIKTYSWDNAQVILAGNKCDMEEDRIVSVDSGRLLAEQLGFEFFETSAKDNINIKQTFERLVDIICDKMSDTLEADPSVTTGTPTARLTDNLTPPQQSDCSC